A DNA window from Halorussus salinus contains the following coding sequences:
- a CDS encoding sporulation protein, translating into MKKVLASIGVGNANVDTVLSSTTVTPGETIDAEVHVDGGSAEQEVGAIEFELETQYATEEGYEEADIDRFTLTEDLTIEPDQSETRSVEIDVPYGTPVTLGNVDVWVETELDIDWAVDPEDRDYVDVKPTPRLQAVFDAMDELGFSFRTAECEADPYDRYGSGQRFVQEFEFTPQAGPFRGDLDEVELVARETPDELTLFVEIDRRGGLLSEMAETDESKTSLTVRDADVTTIRDDLERVLERHA; encoded by the coding sequence ATGAAGAAAGTTCTCGCTAGCATCGGTGTCGGCAACGCGAACGTCGATACCGTTCTGTCCTCCACGACCGTCACACCCGGCGAAACCATCGACGCGGAAGTACATGTCGACGGCGGGTCCGCCGAGCAGGAAGTCGGCGCGATAGAGTTCGAACTCGAAACCCAGTACGCCACCGAAGAAGGGTACGAGGAGGCCGACATCGACCGGTTCACTCTGACCGAAGACCTGACCATCGAACCCGACCAGTCTGAAACCCGGTCGGTCGAAATCGACGTTCCCTACGGGACGCCCGTGACGCTCGGGAACGTGGACGTGTGGGTCGAGACCGAACTCGACATCGACTGGGCCGTAGACCCCGAAGACAGGGACTACGTGGACGTGAAACCGACCCCGCGCTTGCAGGCGGTCTTCGACGCGATGGACGAGTTGGGCTTCTCGTTCCGGACCGCCGAGTGCGAGGCCGACCCCTACGACCGTTACGGGTCGGGCCAGCGGTTCGTCCAAGAGTTCGAGTTCACGCCCCAAGCCGGGCCGTTCCGCGGCGACTTGGACGAAGTGGAACTCGTCGCGCGCGAGACCCCCGACGAACTCACGCTGTTCGTGGAAATCGACCGCCGGGGCGGCCTCCTCAGCGAGATGGCCGAGACCGACGAGTCGAAGACGAGCCTCACGGTCCGGGACGCCGACGTGACGACGATTCGTGACGACTTGGAGCGCGTGCTGGAACGGCACGCCTGA
- a CDS encoding AzlC family ABC transporter permease encodes MSGSSGPSGADSPSRAAFRSGVRDVLPALPANVPFGVIAGVATVGAGFDPAQATAFAGLLFAGAAQVAAVELLGQNAPLAVVVLTALVVNLRYLMYSASLGAHFRDLSTWWKLLVAFFLLDVTYALSVGRFEERPDADPTGAGRFYYLGTALPLWATWVGASVVGIVFGARVPASWQLDFAIPLLFMGLLFPALDGRPSYVAGVAAGGLAIAGFGLPFNLGILVAAVGGIVAGVLAEGVGARTTEASARTGGDDR; translated from the coding sequence ATGTCCGGTTCGAGCGGTCCGTCCGGTGCTGATTCCCCGTCCCGCGCGGCGTTCCGCTCCGGGGTCAGGGACGTTCTCCCCGCGCTCCCGGCGAACGTCCCGTTCGGCGTCATCGCGGGCGTCGCCACCGTCGGCGCGGGGTTCGACCCGGCGCAGGCCACCGCGTTCGCCGGACTGCTGTTCGCCGGGGCCGCGCAGGTCGCCGCCGTGGAACTCCTCGGCCAGAACGCGCCGCTGGCGGTGGTCGTGCTGACCGCGCTGGTCGTGAACCTCCGATACCTGATGTACAGCGCGTCGCTGGGCGCGCACTTCCGGGACCTCTCGACCTGGTGGAAACTGCTCGTCGCGTTCTTCCTGCTGGACGTAACCTACGCGCTCTCGGTGGGCCGGTTCGAGGAGCGCCCGGACGCCGACCCGACCGGCGCGGGGCGGTTCTACTACCTCGGCACGGCGCTCCCGCTGTGGGCGACGTGGGTCGGCGCGAGCGTAGTGGGCATCGTCTTCGGCGCGCGAGTGCCCGCGAGTTGGCAACTCGACTTCGCCATTCCACTGTTGTTCATGGGGCTCCTCTTCCCGGCGCTCGACGGTCGGCCGTCCTACGTCGCGGGAGTCGCCGCGGGCGGACTGGCTATCGCTGGCTTCGGACTCCCGTTCAACCTCGGCATCCTCGTCGCCGCAGTCGGGGGTATCGTCGCGGGCGTGCTGGCGGAGGGCGTGGGCGCGCGGACGACCGAGGCCAGCGCGCGGACGGGAGGAGACGACCGGTGA
- a CDS encoding AzlD domain-containing protein, translating to MSAPFSDASIWLVVLAASLGTFAIRLSFLALFGRLGEVPPWLERALKFVPAAVLTALVAPRLVYLDGALALGVGNDRLLAGALAAVVAWRTESMLWTIVVGMVALWTLAWLPV from the coding sequence GTGAGCGCCCCGTTCTCGGACGCGTCCATCTGGCTGGTCGTCCTCGCGGCGAGTCTCGGCACCTTCGCCATCCGACTCTCGTTTCTCGCGCTGTTCGGCCGCCTCGGCGAGGTCCCGCCGTGGCTGGAGCGCGCGCTGAAGTTCGTCCCCGCCGCGGTCCTGACCGCGCTGGTCGCGCCGCGACTGGTCTACCTCGACGGGGCGCTCGCGCTCGGCGTCGGCAACGACCGCCTCCTCGCTGGCGCGCTCGCGGCGGTGGTCGCGTGGCGGACCGAGAGCATGCTCTGGACCATCGTCGTCGGCATGGTCGCGCTCTGGACGCTGGCGTGGCTCCCGGTCTGA
- a CDS encoding RNA ligase family protein, with amino-acid sequence MKQYPAVPRAEEAADLFDSGHLWLQERIDGALVRFRLRDSGLLQFGDRTRPFDAEEVPLPYRHAVRHVRESFDREEFRNTVADVESVVFVGVATVRRGVEYDWARTPGLLGLDVWDADRGRFLPPDSVEQIFEQLGLRPVNAFSKEVRAVDFDPESYEVPDSAWRDGPAAGVVVRNKTGGRATIPHPASDEWREESDPATAPAADLADEFVTRERVERVAQTLEASGRTADFDAVFDRLLEAIAREEYHRLFHDRASVDLRAFRSAAAERTQELLHGGNGGAA; translated from the coding sequence ATGAAGCAGTACCCCGCCGTCCCGCGCGCCGAGGAGGCCGCCGACCTCTTCGACTCGGGCCACCTCTGGCTCCAAGAGCGAATAGACGGCGCGCTCGTCCGGTTCCGACTGCGAGACTCGGGACTCCTCCAGTTCGGCGACCGGACGCGGCCCTTCGACGCCGAGGAGGTGCCGCTCCCGTACCGCCACGCGGTCCGGCACGTCCGGGAGTCGTTCGACCGCGAGGAGTTCCGGAACACGGTCGCGGACGTGGAGTCGGTCGTCTTCGTCGGCGTGGCGACGGTCCGCCGGGGAGTCGAGTACGACTGGGCGCGGACGCCCGGTCTCCTCGGACTCGACGTGTGGGACGCCGACCGCGGGCGGTTCCTGCCGCCCGATTCGGTCGAGCAGATTTTCGAGCAGTTGGGCCTCCGCCCGGTCAACGCGTTCAGCAAGGAGGTCCGCGCGGTCGATTTCGACCCCGAGAGCTACGAGGTTCCTGACTCGGCGTGGCGCGACGGTCCCGCGGCGGGCGTCGTCGTCCGGAACAAGACCGGCGGGCGGGCGACGATTCCCCACCCCGCGTCCGACGAGTGGCGCGAGGAGTCCGACCCCGCGACCGCGCCCGCCGCCGACCTCGCCGACGAGTTCGTCACCCGCGAGCGCGTCGAGCGGGTCGCCCAAACCCTCGAAGCGAGCGGGCGGACGGCCGATTTCGACGCCGTCTTCGACCGCCTGCTGGAGGCCATCGCCCGCGAGGAGTACCACCGACTGTTCCACGACCGGGCGTCGGTGGACCTGCGGGCGTTCCGCTCGGCCGCGGCCGAGCGGACCCAAGAGTTGTTGCACGGCGGGAACGGCGGGGCGGCGTGA
- a CDS encoding RDD family protein, protein MATTDEFEECGVGIRGVAIAIDSFVWFGLLFAAIYPVAAVTGDIQTTATGTNAELEGTPGTVAFLLWLGLSLGYHTVAEWRYGQTLGKGLVKIEVRASDGAAPTLRSSAVRNLARLVDFLPLWYGLGILLVLTSERHRRLGDRVGDTVVVRS, encoded by the coding sequence ATGGCAACCACCGACGAGTTCGAGGAGTGCGGCGTCGGCATCCGCGGCGTGGCGATAGCTATCGACTCGTTCGTCTGGTTCGGACTCCTGTTCGCGGCCATCTACCCGGTCGCCGCCGTCACCGGCGACATCCAGACGACTGCGACGGGGACGAACGCGGAACTCGAAGGCACGCCGGGGACCGTGGCGTTTCTCCTCTGGCTCGGGCTGTCGCTGGGCTATCACACGGTCGCTGAGTGGCGCTACGGCCAGACACTCGGCAAAGGACTCGTCAAAATCGAGGTGCGGGCGAGCGACGGCGCGGCCCCGACGTTGCGGTCGTCGGCCGTCCGGAACCTCGCTCGGCTCGTGGACTTCCTGCCGCTGTGGTACGGTCTCGGCATCCTGCTGGTCCTGACCTCCGAGCGACACAGGCGACTCGGCGACAGGGTAGGTGACACCGTGGTCGTCCGGTCGTGA
- a CDS encoding DUF6338 family protein, whose product MPNSLSFGLNLVSLVVFVLPGLTGVKIGLLIADRADWLNRVDTIALSFGVSLVSMGGVYLWYSVLNGHLLLLTELSPAWTHLPTAITVYLQLVGTSLGVGVVLGVFDFGGEYVARREGLWYRFFSEVEAQTDSEEYQVRARMQSGDELWGRVEDNGEISVNRDVLLENPRRIVRSEDGSIGDTYRYTGTAYLHNQAISHIEFDRLKTADAVGGDDPDFEASRSDRDSEPNGANDSGEATTVEADAEITELEGLAKEAAEDSSDAGDRGDETEN is encoded by the coding sequence ATGCCGAACAGTCTCTCGTTCGGACTGAATCTCGTCTCTCTGGTCGTCTTCGTCCTCCCCGGACTCACTGGCGTGAAAATCGGACTGCTGATAGCAGACCGCGCCGATTGGCTGAATCGTGTCGATACGATAGCCCTGAGTTTCGGAGTCAGTCTCGTCTCGATGGGTGGCGTCTATCTCTGGTACAGTGTTCTCAACGGCCATCTGCTACTTCTGACGGAACTGTCACCAGCGTGGACCCACCTCCCGACCGCGATTACAGTCTATCTACAGTTGGTGGGGACTTCGCTCGGCGTCGGCGTCGTACTCGGTGTCTTTGATTTCGGCGGAGAATACGTCGCAAGGCGCGAAGGCCTCTGGTACCGGTTCTTTTCGGAAGTCGAGGCGCAAACCGATTCGGAGGAGTATCAGGTCCGTGCCCGAATGCAGTCCGGCGACGAATTGTGGGGTCGGGTCGAAGACAACGGTGAGATCAGCGTCAACCGAGACGTGTTACTGGAGAACCCCCGACGGATAGTCAGAAGCGAAGACGGGTCGATTGGAGACACGTATCGGTACACCGGTACCGCCTACCTCCACAATCAAGCTATCAGCCACATCGAATTTGATAGGCTGAAGACCGCCGACGCAGTTGGTGGAGACGACCCCGACTTCGAAGCGTCGCGTAGCGACCGAGATTCGGAACCGAACGGGGCCAACGATTCGGGAGAGGCGACGACGGTCGAAGCCGATGCGGAGATAACGGAACTGGAAGGCCTCGCAAAAGAGGCAGCGGAAGATTCGAGTGACGCAGGCGACCGCGGAGACGAGACAGAGAACTAA
- a CDS encoding helix-turn-helix domain-containing protein, producing the protein MNTKLLPLALLQTNDEEPIEGITRFMKLVFLAQRETLQETFYSYEPGQYGPYSKPLYDDIDKLEAQGFVRRIDEPTDGDNDDKQTYVLTEKGERTLERARDCPESEFPEALDSLEAVKRRYNGMDLWELLEYVYGEYPEMAENSVLDISTGKAV; encoded by the coding sequence ATGAACACCAAGCTCCTCCCGTTGGCTCTCCTACAGACCAACGACGAAGAGCCGATCGAGGGGATTACGAGGTTCATGAAACTGGTCTTCCTCGCACAGCGGGAGACGCTGCAGGAGACGTTTTATTCGTACGAGCCGGGTCAGTACGGGCCGTACTCGAAGCCGCTCTACGACGATATCGACAAACTGGAAGCGCAGGGTTTCGTACGTCGAATAGACGAACCGACCGACGGTGACAACGACGACAAACAGACGTACGTACTCACGGAAAAAGGTGAGCGAACGCTCGAACGAGCGCGCGACTGTCCGGAAAGTGAATTTCCCGAGGCATTAGACAGCTTAGAGGCAGTCAAACGTCGGTACAACGGAATGGACCTCTGGGAACTGCTCGAATACGTCTACGGGGAGTATCCCGAAATGGCCGAAAACAGTGTTCTCGATATTTCTACCGGAAAAGCAGTGTAG
- a CDS encoding ATPase domain-containing protein: protein MAESFPDATAQSGRSPASTGDTVLDRMLRGGVPRNRPILVSGGPGAGKSTLGMQFLQAGLAADEEVLYVSTEQTLDELHDSFRNFAFDLDADGLHVTSVHATPGHVFDDEEQLTLGTVGDDETSVGAFGADVPFEMEYIRDHLAEYDQCDRVVFDSVSGLAPLADDTPRFRRGLLELVRTFSEEFGAASIFVAEESDAHEDVPAAELLQFTTHGAVRLTRERVAGEYHRFLEVTKLRGVDHDTAPHEFEITDGGIEVFARDDRQANPDADAVTTGIAGLDRLTGGGYPEGNSTVIENDGRADVSATIAGGLLGALEADRSVALFPEPNMTPGWLRETVCSHVAPLETLLDEDRLFVVDWSNAWDVDHRNVFPVHLSGLWDLLSQSKFYLTQKLLRIYRTLTDRRTQPLTAFVYTETMLQDLGPSDVRFQYNWARANILTDADNVVFVQNPVSMGEQLAEFYVHDAQQVLRQWVHDNGMEYVRLNKSAGGQTGVSRHVSHLDEPPYLEVRASGGDGIE, encoded by the coding sequence ATGGCAGAGAGCTTTCCAGACGCTACGGCGCAGAGCGGCCGGTCTCCGGCCAGCACCGGCGACACCGTCCTCGACCGGATGCTCCGCGGTGGCGTCCCCCGCAACCGACCGATACTCGTCAGCGGCGGTCCCGGCGCGGGGAAGAGTACGCTCGGCATGCAGTTCCTGCAGGCCGGACTGGCGGCCGACGAGGAGGTGCTGTACGTGAGTACGGAACAGACGCTCGACGAGTTACACGACTCGTTCCGGAACTTCGCGTTCGACCTCGACGCGGACGGACTGCACGTCACGTCGGTCCACGCGACGCCGGGCCACGTCTTCGACGACGAGGAGCAACTGACGCTCGGGACGGTCGGCGACGACGAGACGAGCGTGGGGGCGTTCGGTGCGGACGTGCCCTTCGAGATGGAGTACATCCGCGACCACCTCGCGGAGTACGACCAGTGCGACCGAGTGGTCTTCGACAGCGTTTCCGGATTGGCTCCGCTGGCCGACGATACGCCCCGATTTCGCCGGGGACTGCTCGAACTCGTCCGGACCTTCTCCGAGGAGTTCGGTGCCGCGAGCATCTTCGTCGCCGAGGAGAGCGACGCCCACGAGGACGTGCCCGCCGCGGAACTCCTCCAGTTCACGACCCACGGCGCGGTGCGACTCACCCGCGAGCGCGTCGCCGGGGAGTACCACCGGTTTCTGGAGGTGACGAAGCTCCGCGGCGTAGACCACGACACCGCTCCCCACGAGTTCGAGATAACCGACGGCGGAATCGAAGTCTTCGCCCGCGACGACCGGCAGGCCAACCCCGACGCCGACGCCGTCACCACCGGCATCGCGGGGTTGGACCGACTGACCGGCGGCGGCTACCCGGAGGGCAACTCGACGGTCATCGAGAACGACGGCCGGGCGGACGTGAGCGCGACCATCGCGGGCGGCCTCCTCGGCGCGCTGGAAGCCGACCGGTCGGTCGCGCTATTCCCGGAACCCAACATGACGCCGGGGTGGCTCCGCGAGACGGTCTGTTCGCACGTCGCGCCGCTGGAGACGTTGCTGGACGAGGACCGACTGTTCGTCGTGGACTGGTCGAACGCGTGGGACGTGGACCACCGCAACGTCTTCCCGGTCCACCTCTCGGGGCTGTGGGACCTGTTGAGCCAGAGCAAGTTCTACCTGACCCAGAAACTGCTTCGCATCTACCGGACGCTGACCGACCGGCGGACCCAACCGCTGACGGCGTTCGTCTACACCGAGACGATGCTTCAGGACCTCGGGCCGTCCGACGTGCGGTTCCAGTACAACTGGGCGCGGGCGAACATCCTCACCGACGCGGACAACGTGGTCTTCGTCCAGAACCCGGTCTCGATGGGCGAGCAACTCGCGGAGTTCTACGTCCACGACGCCCAGCAGGTCCTCCGCCAGTGGGTCCACGACAACGGGATGGAGTACGTCCGCCTCAACAAGAGCGCGGGCGGCCAGACCGGGGTCAGCCGCCACGTCAGCCACCTCGACGAACCGCCGTACCTCGAAGTCAGGGCGAGCGGCGGGGACGGCATCGAGTAG
- a CDS encoding restriction endonuclease, with protein MTTAAPQERLRDRMLDLDPREFEVLCKVVLADELRTASLAVTPASQDGGIDIEGRLDYDWFAADFGVQVKRYSPGNVVGNDRVHRLAGALVENGYALGTFVTTSSYSGPARRTAEELPIQLVSGTDLAASMLRTGLGVTETDGEYDLDATFWQDLRESDERVPASEVPLGNDFGKIRAVLRAIRATDGTRDEIRQWVARNTGYDLSERHVYSHANSATVLGLARKEPSASGDGATRWGLTATGAEYVRARPDSTPARRLLERAIRSVELVERVLAAAAEAGELTTAEIDDLLADETTGLSESSVQRRGSALRTWLELLPEITVEGPRTAKRYVYDGERGS; from the coding sequence ATGACGACCGCGGCCCCGCAGGAGCGACTGCGCGACCGGATGCTCGACCTCGACCCCCGAGAGTTCGAGGTCCTCTGCAAAGTCGTCCTCGCCGACGAACTCCGGACCGCCAGTCTGGCTGTCACTCCGGCCTCGCAGGACGGCGGCATCGACATCGAGGGGCGACTCGACTACGACTGGTTCGCCGCCGACTTCGGCGTGCAGGTCAAGCGGTACAGTCCGGGTAACGTCGTCGGCAACGACCGCGTCCACCGACTCGCGGGCGCGCTGGTCGAGAACGGCTACGCGCTGGGCACCTTCGTCACGACGAGTTCCTACTCCGGTCCGGCGAGGAGGACCGCCGAGGAGTTGCCGATTCAGTTGGTCTCGGGCACGGACCTCGCGGCGTCGATGCTCCGAACCGGCCTCGGCGTGACCGAGACCGACGGCGAGTACGACCTCGACGCGACCTTCTGGCAGGACTTACGCGAGAGCGACGAGCGAGTCCCCGCGAGCGAGGTCCCGCTCGGCAACGACTTCGGGAAGATTCGCGCGGTCCTCCGCGCGATTCGAGCGACCGACGGCACCCGCGACGAGATTCGGCAGTGGGTGGCCCGGAACACCGGCTACGACCTCTCGGAGCGCCACGTCTACAGCCACGCGAACTCGGCGACGGTCCTCGGTCTGGCCCGGAAAGAGCCGTCGGCGTCGGGCGACGGAGCGACGCGCTGGGGCCTCACGGCGACCGGCGCGGAGTACGTCCGGGCGCGACCGGACTCGACCCCGGCGCGGCGACTCCTCGAGCGAGCGATTCGGAGCGTCGAACTCGTCGAGCGCGTCCTCGCGGCGGCCGCGGAGGCGGGCGAACTCACGACGGCGGAGATAGACGACCTGCTCGCCGACGAGACGACCGGTCTCTCCGAGTCGAGCGTCCAGCGCCGGGGGAGCGCCCTCCGGACGTGGCTCGAACTCCTCCCCGAAATCACCGTCGAGGGGCCGCGAACTGCAAAGAGATACGTCTACGACGGCGAGCGCGGCAGCTAA
- a CDS encoding GNAT family N-acetyltransferase: MSETPATDRSDDEYTVRPFESDDEEAFRSLFEAVLGGRASAAWFDWKYRANPYADHVPVLLAETDGEVVGARAFFALELRADGRAFSALQPCDTMVRRDHRRRGLFTRMTEAAIDRYADEADYFFNFPNHLSLPGNLDLGWEVVAERATHYRVQDPSTWVEDALPTDSDEGVVGAVESPGRLAGMVESSGRLAEVVASAGASAGRLAGRLGARAYLSVRDRLAPEETGVARRWHDGVPAGLLGSLADAGAPGRIHVARDERFYDWRFENPRWNYETVVARDGGGRDGSGGDRRESGANDDSPTAALVVGRRTRPDGTAVARLADVVPLVGGADRERALSALLAAVVRRHADADLLLAPGDPLPSSLLSAYGFHSDLRPPLSWVSSPTVQVARPVADDGDWTVGERERALTDARNWLLAGCEQDSG; encoded by the coding sequence GTGAGCGAGACCCCGGCGACCGACCGGTCCGACGACGAGTACACCGTCCGCCCCTTCGAGTCGGACGACGAGGAGGCCTTCCGGTCGCTCTTCGAGGCGGTCCTCGGCGGGCGAGCCAGCGCGGCGTGGTTCGACTGGAAGTACCGCGCGAACCCCTACGCCGACCACGTGCCGGTCCTCCTCGCGGAGACGGACGGCGAGGTCGTCGGCGCGCGGGCGTTCTTCGCGCTCGAACTCCGGGCCGACGGGCGCGCGTTCTCGGCGCTCCAGCCCTGCGACACGATGGTCCGGCGCGACCACCGGCGTCGGGGCCTGTTCACCCGGATGACCGAGGCCGCCATCGACCGCTACGCCGACGAGGCGGACTACTTCTTCAACTTCCCGAACCACCTCTCGCTGCCGGGCAACCTCGACCTCGGGTGGGAGGTCGTCGCCGAGCGCGCGACCCACTACCGCGTGCAGGACCCCTCGACGTGGGTCGAAGACGCGCTCCCGACAGACTCCGACGAGGGCGTCGTCGGTGCGGTCGAGTCGCCGGGCCGACTCGCCGGGATGGTCGAGTCGTCGGGCCGACTCGCCGAGGTAGTCGCGTCTGCGGGGGCGTCCGCGGGCCGACTCGCCGGACGACTCGGGGCGCGGGCGTACCTCTCGGTCCGGGACCGCCTCGCGCCCGAGGAGACCGGCGTCGCGCGCCGCTGGCACGACGGCGTTCCGGCGGGCCTCCTCGGGTCGCTGGCCGACGCGGGCGCGCCCGGCCGAATCCACGTCGCCCGCGACGAGCGGTTCTACGACTGGCGCTTCGAAAATCCGCGGTGGAACTACGAGACGGTCGTCGCGCGCGACGGCGGCGGGCGTGACGGGTCTGGCGGCGACCGGCGCGAGAGTGGCGCGAACGACGACTCGCCGACCGCCGCGCTCGTTGTCGGACGCCGGACTCGGCCGGACGGGACCGCGGTCGCGCGACTCGCCGACGTGGTGCCCCTCGTCGGAGGAGCCGACCGGGAACGCGCGCTGTCGGCGCTCCTCGCGGCGGTCGTCCGGCGGCACGCCGACGCCGACCTCCTGCTCGCGCCCGGCGACCCGCTCCCCTCGTCGCTGTTGTCGGCTTACGGGTTCCACAGCGACCTGCGGCCGCCCCTCTCGTGGGTCTCGTCGCCGACGGTGCAGGTCGCCCGGCCGGTCGCCGACGACGGCGACTGGACCGTCGGCGAGCGCGAGCGGGCGCTCACCGACGCCCGGAACTGGCTCCTCGCGGGCTGTGAACAGGACAGCGGGTAG